The proteins below come from a single Nocardioides eburneiflavus genomic window:
- a CDS encoding CbtA family protein, with protein MTTRTFLVHGLLAGLLAGVAAFVVAYTVGEPQVDRAIALESAGATADHHHEDEATATASDSHGEDAAISRITQSTLGLATGTLAIGVVLGGLTGLLAAVGLGRLGSLRPAAGTALVALLAAVSFSVVPFLKYPATPPAVGSGETIDSRTALWFGFVAVSVLGVLAAVAVARWAARRWSAVPGTIAGATAYVVVVAVAALAFPKVDELGAFPASVLWDFRISSLLTLLAMWAVIGAALTALVDRTWRRQEAVEAQRAYAAAL; from the coding sequence ATGACGACCCGCACCTTCCTGGTGCACGGTCTCCTCGCCGGTCTCCTCGCCGGTGTCGCCGCGTTCGTCGTGGCGTACACCGTCGGCGAGCCGCAGGTCGACCGTGCCATCGCGCTCGAGTCCGCAGGCGCCACTGCGGACCACCACCACGAGGACGAGGCCACCGCCACCGCCTCCGACTCCCACGGCGAGGACGCCGCGATCTCCCGCATCACGCAGTCGACCCTCGGCCTCGCCACCGGCACCCTCGCCATCGGCGTGGTCCTCGGCGGGCTGACCGGCCTGCTCGCGGCGGTCGGCCTCGGCCGTCTCGGCAGCCTCCGGCCGGCAGCGGGCACCGCCCTGGTCGCCCTGCTCGCGGCCGTGTCGTTCAGTGTCGTGCCGTTTCTCAAGTACCCCGCCACGCCGCCCGCCGTCGGCTCCGGCGAGACCATCGACAGCCGCACCGCGCTCTGGTTCGGCTTCGTCGCGGTGTCGGTCCTCGGCGTGCTCGCCGCCGTCGCGGTCGCCCGCTGGGCAGCCCGCCGGTGGAGCGCGGTGCCGGGCACGATCGCCGGCGCCACGGCCTACGTCGTCGTGGTCGCCGTCGCCGCGCTCGCCTTCCCCAAGGTCGACGAGCTCGGCGCCTTCCCGGCGAGCGTCCTGTGGGACTTCCGGATCTCGTCGCTGCTGACCCTGCTGGCGATGTGGGCGGTGATCGGCGCCGCCCTCACGGCCCTCGTCGACCGCACCTGGCGCCGGCAGGAGGCGGTCGAGGCTCAGCGCGCGTACGCCGCCGCGCTCTGA
- the bluB gene encoding 5,6-dimethylbenzimidazole synthase, translating into MSAQTLSQDLYDVIARRRDVRAEFSGETVDLEALRRVLEAAHHAPSVGHSQPWDFVLVFDNGTRTRFAEHVETERRTFAAELPPERRETFEKIKVEGIRESGLGVVVTYDESRGGQHVLGRHAIADTGLYSTCLAIQNLWLAATAEGLGVGWVSFYREEFLGDLVGLPDGVRPVAWLCLGPVTELQEVPDLVRHGWRRGRTLDEAVHLDSWRS; encoded by the coding sequence ATGAGCGCGCAGACGCTCAGCCAGGACCTCTACGACGTCATCGCCCGCCGGCGCGACGTACGGGCGGAGTTCAGCGGCGAGACCGTCGACCTCGAGGCGCTGCGGCGCGTCCTCGAGGCCGCCCACCACGCGCCGAGCGTGGGGCACTCGCAGCCGTGGGACTTCGTGCTCGTCTTCGACAACGGGACCCGCACGCGGTTCGCCGAGCACGTCGAGACGGAGCGGCGTACGTTCGCCGCCGAGCTGCCACCGGAGCGGCGGGAGACCTTCGAGAAGATCAAGGTCGAGGGCATCCGCGAGTCCGGCCTCGGCGTCGTCGTGACGTACGACGAGTCCCGCGGCGGGCAGCACGTGCTCGGCCGCCACGCGATCGCCGACACCGGTCTCTACTCCACCTGCCTGGCCATCCAGAACCTCTGGCTCGCCGCCACCGCCGAGGGCCTCGGCGTCGGGTGGGTGTCGTTCTACCGCGAGGAGTTCCTCGGCGACCTCGTCGGGCTGCCCGACGGCGTACGCCCGGTCGCGTGGCTGTGCCTGGGCCCGGTCACCGAGCTGCAGGAGGTGCCCGACCTGGTCCGCCACGGCTGGCGGCGGGGCCGCACCCTCGACGAAGCGGTCCACCTCGACAGCTGGAGGTCCTGA
- the cobO gene encoding cob(I)yrinic acid a,c-diamide adenosyltransferase, with the protein MPQGVPTTIPDDGLTTRERRNRPLIMVHTGPGKGKSTAAFGLAMRGWNQGFSIGVFQFVKSAKWRIGEQTVLERLGELHEETGEGGPVTWHKMGSGWSWSRKAGTEEDHAADAAEGWAEIKRALAEERHGLYVLDEFTYPMKWGWVDVDDVVAALTSRPGRQHVVITGRHADPRLIEAANLVTEMGQVKHPMEVGQKGQRGIEW; encoded by the coding sequence ATGCCACAAGGCGTACCGACCACGATCCCCGACGACGGCCTGACCACGCGCGAGCGCCGCAACCGCCCGCTGATCATGGTCCACACCGGCCCCGGCAAGGGGAAGTCGACGGCCGCCTTCGGCCTGGCGATGCGCGGGTGGAACCAGGGCTTCAGCATCGGGGTCTTCCAGTTCGTGAAGTCCGCCAAGTGGCGCATCGGCGAGCAGACCGTGCTCGAGCGCCTCGGCGAGCTGCACGAGGAGACCGGCGAGGGCGGACCCGTCACCTGGCACAAGATGGGCTCCGGCTGGTCGTGGTCGCGCAAGGCCGGCACCGAGGAGGACCACGCCGCCGACGCCGCCGAGGGCTGGGCCGAGATCAAGCGCGCGCTCGCGGAGGAGCGCCACGGCCTCTACGTCCTCGACGAGTTCACCTATCCGATGAAGTGGGGCTGGGTCGACGTCGACGACGTCGTCGCCGCGCTCACGAGCCGTCCCGGCCGCCAGCACGTCGTGATCACCGGGCGCCACGCGGACCCGCGCCTGATCGAGGCCGCCAACCTCGTCACCGAGATGGGCCAGGTCAAGCACCCGATGGAGGTCGGGCAGAAGGGCCAGCGAGGCATCGAGTGGTAG
- a CDS encoding cobyrinate a,c-diamide synthase, whose protein sequence is MVALPRLVVAAPASGHGKTTVATGLMAALARAGHTVSGHKVGPDYIDPGYHALATGRPGRNLDPHLVGEERLVPLLLHGAAGADLAVIEGVMGLYDGQIGADGFASTAHVAAVTRSPVVLVVDISSASRTIAATIHGLRTWAPDPGRPPVDVVGVVLNKAGSARHADEVVRSIGDQVPVLGILQRDDGIEAPSRHLGLVPAAERADAAAALDRLAAQIAERVDLEQVVRLARAAPGLDGVPWSPSAALGFDTVAARPAQPAGDGGARPAQPASVSSPSVEQGALAPVSKPGSSARIAVAGGRAFTFRYAETVELLRAAGAEVVELDPLTDTRLPEGTTGLYLGGGFPEMHAAELGANDRLRRDLRTAVARGLPTVAECAGLLYLCESVQGPDGTPVPMVGAIGATAEMAPRLTLAYRTATAATDNLLARVGEQVTGHEFHRTHLTTPTAGDAAWLMPDPAGVATPSLHASYLHTHWAGHPQLAARFVAAAAAYAGPDLRHHGDKDTGPGLVDLAVNVFDGPRPAWLDRALADSLADADAYPDPSGAERAVAQRHGREPGDVLATAGAAEAFTLLARLRPWRHPVVVHPQFTEPEVALRTAGHTPDQVVLRHEDGFRLDPDAVPDDADLVVIGNPTNPTGVRHPATAIRDLARPERLVVIDEAFLDDDVETLADERHDGLVVLRSLTKIWAIPGIRAGYVLAEPEVVRALRDLQTPWSVSAPAIAALVATSSEQARDEARRRAAELERRRRHLEDGLRELGIETVPSTAPYVLARTGTGSREALRGKGFAVRRADTFPGLGDEWVRISARRTAVTDDLLGALGSTHPVLRKPVEVRHSGATVTSLSHTER, encoded by the coding sequence GTGGTAGCCCTCCCCCGCCTCGTGGTCGCCGCGCCCGCCTCGGGCCACGGCAAGACCACCGTCGCCACCGGGCTGATGGCCGCGCTCGCCCGAGCCGGCCACACCGTCAGCGGCCACAAGGTCGGGCCCGACTACATCGACCCCGGCTACCACGCGCTCGCCACCGGCCGCCCCGGCCGCAACCTCGACCCGCACCTCGTCGGGGAGGAGCGGCTCGTACCCCTCCTCCTCCACGGCGCCGCCGGCGCGGACCTCGCCGTCATCGAGGGGGTGATGGGCCTGTACGACGGGCAGATCGGTGCTGACGGGTTCGCCTCGACGGCGCACGTCGCAGCCGTGACCCGCTCGCCCGTCGTGCTGGTCGTCGACATCTCATCGGCGTCGCGCACCATCGCCGCGACGATCCACGGGCTCCGGACGTGGGCCCCCGATCCCGGTCGGCCGCCGGTCGACGTGGTCGGCGTGGTCCTCAACAAGGCCGGCTCGGCGCGCCACGCCGACGAGGTGGTCCGGTCGATCGGCGACCAGGTGCCGGTGCTCGGGATCCTCCAGCGCGACGACGGGATCGAGGCGCCGTCGCGGCACCTCGGGCTGGTGCCGGCGGCCGAGCGGGCGGATGCGGCGGCGGCGCTGGACCGGCTGGCGGCGCAGATCGCGGAGCGGGTGGACCTGGAGCAGGTCGTACGGCTGGCGCGCGCGGCGCCGGGGTTGGACGGGGTGCCGTGGAGTCCTTCGGCGGCCCTTGGTTTCGACACGGTCGCTGCGCGACCTGCTCAACCAGCGGGGGATGGAGGTGCGCGACCTGCTCAACCAGCGAGCGTCTCCTCGCCGTCGGTTGAGCAGGGCGCCCTGGCGCCCGTGTCGAAACCAGGCTCATCAGCAAGGATCGCGGTGGCGGGCGGGCGGGCGTTCACGTTCCGCTACGCCGAGACCGTGGAGCTGCTGCGAGCAGCGGGCGCGGAGGTCGTCGAGCTCGACCCGCTCACCGACACCCGCCTGCCCGAGGGCACGACCGGGCTCTACCTCGGCGGCGGGTTCCCCGAGATGCACGCCGCCGAGCTCGGCGCCAACGACCGCCTGCGGCGCGACCTCCGTACGGCCGTCGCGCGCGGGCTGCCGACGGTGGCCGAGTGCGCCGGGCTGCTCTACCTCTGCGAGTCGGTGCAGGGGCCCGACGGGACGCCCGTCCCGATGGTCGGCGCGATCGGCGCGACCGCCGAGATGGCGCCGCGGCTCACGCTGGCCTACCGCACCGCCACCGCAGCCACCGACAACCTGCTGGCGCGGGTCGGTGAGCAGGTCACCGGGCACGAGTTCCACCGCACCCACCTGACGACGCCGACGGCCGGCGACGCGGCCTGGCTGATGCCCGACCCGGCCGGCGTCGCGACGCCCAGCCTGCACGCGTCGTACCTCCACACCCACTGGGCCGGCCACCCACAGCTCGCCGCGCGGTTCGTGGCGGCCGCGGCGGCGTACGCCGGTCCGGACCTGCGCCACCACGGCGACAAGGACACCGGCCCCGGGCTCGTCGACCTCGCCGTCAACGTCTTCGACGGCCCACGCCCGGCCTGGCTCGACCGTGCGCTCGCCGACAGCCTCGCCGACGCCGACGCCTACCCCGACCCGAGCGGCGCCGAGAGGGCTGTGGCGCAACGCCACGGCCGCGAGCCGGGCGACGTCCTCGCCACCGCCGGCGCCGCCGAGGCCTTCACCCTGCTCGCCCGGCTGAGGCCGTGGCGGCACCCGGTGGTCGTGCACCCGCAGTTCACCGAGCCGGAGGTCGCGCTGCGCACGGCGGGCCACACCCCCGACCAGGTCGTCCTGCGGCACGAGGACGGCTTCCGCCTCGACCCGGACGCCGTGCCCGACGACGCCGACCTCGTGGTCATCGGCAACCCGACCAACCCCACCGGCGTACGCCACCCCGCCACCGCCATCCGCGACCTCGCCCGACCGGAGCGGCTGGTCGTGATCGACGAGGCCTTCCTCGACGACGACGTCGAGACCCTGGCCGATGAGCGGCACGACGGCCTCGTCGTGCTCCGCAGCCTCACCAAGATCTGGGCGATCCCCGGCATCCGCGCGGGCTACGTCCTCGCCGAGCCCGAGGTCGTACGCGCGCTGCGGGACCTCCAGACCCCGTGGTCGGTCTCCGCGCCGGCCATCGCCGCGCTCGTCGCCACCAGCAGCGAGCAGGCGCGCGACGAGGCACGCCGGCGCGCGGCCGAGCTCGAGCGACGGCGACGGCACCTCGAGGACGGGCTGCGGGAGCTCGGCATCGAGACCGTCCCCAGCACCGCGCCGTACGTCCTCGCCCGCACCGGCACCGGGAGCCGGGAGGCCTTGCGGGGCAAGGGTTTCGCGGTCCGACGGGCCGACACGTTCCCCGGGCTGGGTGACGAGTGGGTCCGGATCAGTGCTCGCCGCACGGCGGTCACCGACGACCTCCTGGGTGCGCTAGGCTCCACGCACCCAGTCCTGAGGAAGCCGGTGGAAGTCCGGCACAGTGGCGCTACTGTGACATCGCTCAGCCACACCGAGCGGTGA
- a CDS encoding CbtB domain-containing protein: MAHAISSPTSSTLAPSDLAIPLRELAPWLVLGALFAMSVLVLISSVQGAITIPEGTAIHEWVHDGRHLLGFPCH; encoded by the coding sequence ATGGCGCACGCCATCTCCAGCCCCACCTCGTCCACCCTGGCTCCGTCCGACCTCGCCATCCCGCTGCGGGAGCTCGCTCCCTGGCTGGTCCTCGGCGCACTGTTCGCGATGTCGGTCCTCGTGCTGATCAGCTCGGTCCAGGGCGCGATCACCATCCCCGAGGGCACCGCGATCCACGAGTGGGTCCACGACGGCCGGCACCTGCTCGGCTTCCCCTGCCACTGA
- a CDS encoding magnesium chelatase subunit D family protein — translation MPQQYPLSAVVPSQAADRDDMTLALVLTTISPEVGGVLVRGEKGTAKSTTVRALASVLPPIEVVAGDRFSSRPGDVSPDGPGPEQRWPLDAETATRPVRLVELPVGATEDRVLGSLHLSKVLADGVAEYEPGLLARAHRGILYVDEVNLLHDHLVDLLLDAAAMGRSTVERDGVSVAHAARFVLVGTMNPEEGELRPQLLDRFGLTVEIAAPRDPQLRAEVVRRRLAFDADPEAFVEAYADSERALTDRIAAARKLLPEVELTDAVLTKVAEVCAAFEVDGMRADIVTTRTAVAHAAWNGRTTVTRADIRQAALLALPHRRRRNPFDAPGLDEDLLDAVLGDEEPEPEPPAPEPEGDGDDPGFDTGPGGPAQPTDQDGPAQPTDQDGPAQPTNQDGPAQPTGGEGLASTVAAQDPYKVRRFEVAGTGAGESGKRSRALTSNGRRIGADPQGTGGLHLVETIRAAAPHQLARGRTGGRLRFEPADLRTARREGREANLVLFCVDASGSMAARKRMEQVKTAILSLLLDAYQRRDKVGLVTFRGDGAEVALPPTHSVDVAARRLAELPAGGRTPLAEGLLTAADVLRVEAVRDPRRRPLLIVITDGRATHGADAVARSRQAARWIAEHRTTAVVVDCEQGAMRMGLAGSLAQAMQATHLPIADVSASALTNLAYAA, via the coding sequence ATGCCACAGCAGTACCCCCTGTCCGCCGTCGTCCCCTCCCAGGCCGCCGACCGCGACGACATGACCCTCGCGCTGGTCCTCACCACGATCTCTCCCGAGGTCGGCGGCGTGCTCGTGCGCGGCGAGAAGGGCACGGCGAAGTCCACCACCGTGCGCGCCCTCGCCTCCGTGCTGCCGCCGATCGAGGTGGTCGCCGGCGACCGGTTCTCGAGCCGGCCCGGCGACGTCTCGCCCGACGGCCCCGGCCCCGAGCAGCGCTGGCCGCTCGACGCCGAGACCGCGACGCGGCCCGTACGCCTCGTCGAGCTCCCCGTAGGCGCCACCGAGGACCGGGTGCTCGGCTCGCTGCACCTGTCCAAGGTGCTGGCCGACGGCGTCGCCGAGTACGAGCCCGGCCTCCTCGCCCGCGCCCACCGCGGCATCCTCTACGTCGACGAGGTCAACCTCCTCCACGACCACCTCGTCGACCTGCTGCTCGACGCGGCCGCGATGGGCCGCTCCACCGTCGAGCGCGACGGCGTCTCCGTCGCGCACGCCGCCCGCTTCGTGCTCGTCGGCACCATGAACCCCGAGGAGGGCGAGCTCCGCCCCCAGCTCCTCGACCGCTTCGGCCTCACGGTCGAGATCGCTGCGCCGCGCGACCCGCAGCTCCGCGCCGAGGTCGTACGCCGACGGCTCGCCTTCGACGCGGACCCCGAGGCCTTCGTCGAGGCGTACGCCGACAGCGAGCGCGCGCTGACCGACCGCATCGCCGCCGCCCGCAAGCTGCTCCCGGAGGTCGAGCTCACCGACGCCGTGCTCACCAAGGTCGCCGAGGTCTGCGCCGCGTTCGAGGTCGACGGGATGCGCGCCGACATCGTGACCACGCGTACGGCGGTGGCGCACGCGGCCTGGAACGGGAGGACGACCGTCACCCGGGCCGACATCCGCCAGGCTGCGCTCCTCGCGCTGCCGCACCGGCGGCGGAGGAACCCGTTCGACGCGCCGGGGCTCGATGAGGACCTGCTGGATGCGGTGCTTGGGGATGAGGAGCCGGAGCCCGAGCCGCCCGCGCCGGAGCCGGAGGGGGATGGGGATGATCCGGGTTTCGACACGGGCCCGGGGGGCCCTGCTCAACCAACGGATCAGGACGGCCCTGCTCAACCAACGGATCAGGACGGCCCTGCTCAACCAACGAATCAGGACGGCCCTGCTCAACCAACGGGTGGTGAGGGTCTGGCCTCCACGGTCGCAGCCCAAGACCCGTACAAGGTGCGGCGGTTCGAGGTCGCCGGCACCGGCGCGGGCGAGTCCGGCAAGCGATCGCGGGCGCTGACCTCCAACGGCCGGCGCATCGGGGCCGACCCCCAGGGCACGGGCGGACTGCACCTCGTCGAGACGATCCGCGCCGCCGCGCCGCACCAGCTGGCGCGCGGGCGGACCGGCGGACGGCTCCGGTTCGAGCCCGCCGACCTCCGCACCGCCCGCCGCGAGGGCCGCGAGGCCAACCTCGTGCTCTTCTGCGTCGACGCCTCGGGCTCGATGGCCGCGCGCAAGCGGATGGAGCAGGTGAAGACCGCGATCCTCAGCCTGCTGCTCGACGCCTACCAGCGTCGCGACAAGGTCGGGCTGGTCACCTTCCGCGGCGACGGGGCCGAGGTCGCGCTGCCACCGACCCACTCCGTCGACGTCGCCGCCCGGCGCCTGGCCGAGCTGCCCGCGGGAGGACGTACGCCGCTCGCCGAGGGCCTGCTGACCGCGGCCGACGTGCTGCGGGTCGAGGCCGTGCGCGACCCGCGCCGACGCCCGCTGCTCATCGTGATCACCGACGGCCGCGCCACCCACGGCGCGGACGCCGTCGCGCGGAGCCGACAGGCGGCGCGGTGGATCGCCGAGCACCGGACGACCGCGGTCGTCGTCGACTGCGAGCAGGGCGCGATGCGGATGGGCCTCGCCGGCTCGCTCGCGCAGGCCATGCAGGCCACCCACCTGCCGATCGCCGACGTCAGCGCGAGCGCGCTGACCAACTTGGCCTACGCGGCATGA
- the cbiE gene encoding precorrin-6y C5,15-methyltransferase (decarboxylating) subunit CbiE, producing the protein MSSTGVPSEVVVVGIGADGFSGLSPASRDLVLEASVLWGGSRHLSLVPAVPDQVRVPWPSPLSAFLPGLLAEYAGRPVVALASGDPLVSGIATTLLDLGAPVRVVPAVSSVALARARMGWSAESCVVVSLVGRPVSLVAREVAQGRRVLVLSSDASTPAAVAALLTSSGWGASSMTVLGDLGSASESSVSGVASSWSRDSPALNVIALEVSGNGLASWAPGLPDDAFENDGQLTKRDLRASALARLMPAPGQVLWDVGAGAGSVGIEWMRAHPSCLTFAIESDPVRADRIMRNAQALGVPDLQVVVGRAPDALEGLPAPDAIFIGGGATREGVLETCLSSIKPGGCLVVHGVTLETETLLAQAYADHGGELTRIGVETAAPVGTFTGWTPGRTVTQWAWSKAED; encoded by the coding sequence ATGTCGTCCACCGGGGTGCCCAGCGAGGTCGTGGTCGTCGGGATCGGCGCCGACGGCTTCTCCGGTCTGTCGCCGGCCTCGCGCGACCTGGTGCTGGAGGCGTCGGTGCTGTGGGGTGGGTCGCGGCACCTGTCGCTGGTGCCGGCGGTGCCCGATCAGGTACGGGTGCCGTGGCCCTCGCCGCTGTCCGCTTTTCTGCCGGGGCTGCTGGCCGAGTACGCCGGACGCCCCGTCGTCGCGCTGGCGTCGGGTGACCCGCTGGTGTCGGGGATCGCGACGACCCTGCTCGACCTGGGGGCGCCTGTACGCGTGGTGCCCGCCGTGTCGTCGGTGGCGCTGGCGCGGGCTCGGATGGGGTGGTCGGCGGAGTCGTGTGTGGTGGTGTCCTTGGTGGGCCGGCCGGTGTCACTCGTCGCGCGGGAGGTCGCGCAGGGGCGGCGGGTGCTGGTGCTCTCGTCGGATGCGTCAACCCCTGCTGCGGTGGCTGCCTTGCTGACCTCGTCGGGCTGGGGTGCGTCTTCGATGACCGTCCTTGGGGACCTGGGCTCGGCGTCGGAGTCGTCGGTCTCGGGCGTCGCCTCGTCGTGGTCTAGAGACTCCCCAGCGCTGAACGTCATCGCTCTCGAGGTTTCTGGAAACGGCCTCGCTTCCTGGGCGCCGGGACTCCCCGACGACGCCTTCGAGAACGACGGCCAGCTCACCAAGCGCGACCTCCGCGCCTCCGCCCTCGCCCGCCTGATGCCCGCTCCTGGTCAGGTGCTCTGGGACGTCGGCGCCGGCGCCGGCTCGGTCGGGATCGAGTGGATGCGGGCACACCCGTCGTGCCTGACCTTCGCCATCGAGTCCGATCCCGTACGCGCCGACCGGATCATGCGCAACGCGCAGGCGTTGGGCGTCCCCGACCTACAGGTGGTCGTCGGCCGCGCGCCGGATGCGCTCGAAGGTCTACCCGCTCCGGACGCGATCTTCATCGGGGGCGGCGCCACCCGCGAGGGCGTCCTCGAGACTTGCTTGAGCTCAATCAAGCCGGGCGGATGCCTCGTCGTCCACGGTGTCACGCTCGAGACCGAGACGCTTCTTGCCCAGGCGTACGCGGACCACGGCGGTGAGCTCACTCGCATCGGCGTGGAGACGGCAGCTCCGGTCGGCACGTTCACAGGCTGGACGCCCGGGCGGACAGTCACACAGTGGGCTTGGAGCAAGGCCGAGGACTGA
- a CDS encoding cobalamin biosynthesis protein translates to MSKPRVTRALGLLLGHLADRRFGDPRRGHPVAVFGSAAAALEWRTYADSRARGLLHLVLLAGTVAGGGLGLERRTRDHPLAHTLVTAAATWTVLGGTSLGREATAVHGLLAADDLPGARRRLTHLVGRDTSALDEAEVSRAAVESVAENTSDAVVAPLVWGALLGVPGLLGYRAANTLDAMVGHRGERYGRFGWASARFDDLLNLPGARLSGLLAAALAPTVGGRPSAALGAWRRDARRHPSPNAGVVEAAFAGALGVRLGGRNHYAHGVEDRVVLGDGPPPNRADIGRAVRLADAVGAGAVVVAALVAARRSH, encoded by the coding sequence GTGTCGAAACCAAGGGTCACCCGTGCACTCGGCCTCCTGCTCGGCCACCTCGCCGATCGTCGCTTCGGCGACCCGCGCCGCGGGCACCCCGTGGCGGTCTTCGGCAGCGCCGCTGCCGCCCTCGAGTGGCGCACGTACGCCGACTCGCGGGCCCGCGGCCTGCTGCACCTGGTCCTCCTGGCCGGGACCGTCGCGGGGGGCGGTCTCGGCCTGGAGCGACGGACGAGGGACCACCCCCTCGCCCACACGCTCGTCACCGCGGCCGCGACGTGGACCGTCCTCGGCGGCACGTCGCTCGGCCGCGAGGCGACAGCCGTCCACGGTCTGCTCGCCGCCGACGACCTGCCCGGCGCACGCCGACGCCTGACCCACCTCGTCGGTCGCGACACCTCGGCCCTCGACGAGGCGGAGGTCAGCCGCGCCGCCGTCGAGTCGGTCGCGGAGAACACCTCCGACGCCGTCGTCGCCCCGCTCGTCTGGGGTGCGCTGCTCGGCGTCCCCGGGCTGCTGGGCTACCGCGCGGCCAACACCCTCGACGCGATGGTCGGCCACCGTGGCGAGCGCTACGGCCGGTTCGGCTGGGCGTCCGCCCGGTTCGACGACCTGCTCAACCTGCCCGGCGCCCGGCTCAGCGGCCTGCTCGCCGCAGCGCTCGCGCCCACCGTCGGCGGCCGCCCGTCAGCGGCCCTCGGCGCGTGGCGCCGCGACGCCCGCCGCCACCCGAGCCCCAACGCCGGCGTCGTCGAGGCGGCCTTCGCCGGTGCGCTGGGGGTGAGGCTGGGCGGGCGCAACCACTACGCCCACGGGGTGGAGGACCGGGTGGTCCTCGGCGACGGCCCGCCGCCGAACCGCGCGGACATCGGCCGCGCCGTACGCCTCGCCGACGCGGTCGGCGCCGGAGCAGTCGTGGTCGCGGCGCTGGTCGCGGCTCGCCGGTCGCACTGA